One window from the genome of Flavobacterium agricola encodes:
- a CDS encoding fibronectin type III domain-containing protein: protein MHQKTVFIVLFLTLFFCSLSSAQHGAIQVNARAQQDKIMLRWAVNNPIDWQKANTTGFKLNKMLIKKDGVLLANPVKEELTILKAEPLEQWVEFIQKDNYAAIVAQALYGDSFEVGQENEDTLTKIVSISDELNQRFSFALFAADLSFEAAMKAGWGFIDEEVKLNEVYVYQVEAIDLPNINTGAYMLGLSDHEELPKITDFTAIPDDKQIMLSWGIERLNNVYSAYMIERSDEGKDFIPISQTNIVSINTSDLQNNKQMFYGNKIDANNQNYFYRIYGINSFGEKGPYSDIIQTQGVASVVVAPRIIDYSILNSNEVVLEWEFPVEEEKNINAFELHYAQKDLSDYEPVAHHINKSDRKFHYKGLSASNYFKVAVVDQQNNKLFSQSTLVQPIDTIPPSKPLALTGQIDSLGYVKLNWKPNTEKDLAGYRVLRAVCCQKN, encoded by the coding sequence ATGCATCAAAAAACTGTTTTTATAGTTTTATTTCTTACACTATTTTTTTGTTCGCTATCAAGTGCTCAACATGGCGCGATTCAGGTCAATGCACGTGCTCAGCAAGACAAAATAATGTTACGATGGGCTGTTAATAATCCTATTGATTGGCAAAAAGCAAATACTACTGGTTTTAAACTAAACAAAATGCTCATCAAAAAAGATGGTGTTTTACTTGCAAATCCTGTAAAAGAAGAACTAACTATTTTAAAAGCAGAGCCTTTAGAACAATGGGTCGAATTCATACAAAAGGATAATTATGCAGCCATTGTAGCCCAAGCTTTATACGGAGACTCATTCGAAGTAGGTCAAGAAAATGAAGATACCCTAACAAAAATTGTTAGCATATCAGATGAGTTAAATCAACGTTTTTCATTTGCTTTATTTGCAGCCGATTTATCATTTGAAGCTGCTATGAAAGCAGGTTGGGGTTTTATAGATGAAGAAGTGAAACTTAATGAAGTATATGTATATCAGGTCGAAGCTATAGATCTTCCAAATATTAATACAGGAGCTTACATGCTTGGATTATCAGATCATGAAGAATTACCCAAAATAACAGACTTTACAGCGATACCAGATGACAAACAAATTATGTTGTCTTGGGGTATTGAGCGTTTAAACAATGTGTATAGCGCTTATATGATAGAACGTTCGGATGAAGGCAAAGACTTTATTCCTATTTCACAAACTAATATTGTAAGTATTAACACTTCCGATTTACAAAATAACAAGCAAATGTTTTATGGAAATAAAATAGATGCAAATAATCAAAACTATTTTTATAGAATATATGGTATAAACTCATTTGGAGAAAAAGGCCCGTATTCTGACATTATACAAACCCAAGGAGTCGCATCAGTAGTAGTTGCGCCAAGAATTATAGATTACTCCATTCTAAACTCTAACGAAGTGGTTTTAGAATGGGAATTCCCTGTGGAAGAAGAAAAAAATATTAATGCTTTTGAATTGCATTATGCCCAAAAAGACTTATCAGACTACGAACCCGTAGCTCATCATATAAATAAATCTGACAGAAAATTTCATTATAAAGGATTAAGTGCCTCTAATTATTTCAAAGTTGCTGTAGTAGACCAACAAAATAATAAACTTTTTTCACAAAGTACCTTAGTACAACCTATAGACACTATTCCTCCATCAAAACCATTAGCTTTAACAGGACAAATAGACAGTTTAGGTTATGTAAAACTAAATTGGAAACCTAATACCGAAAAAGATTTAGCAGGCTATAGAGTACTTAGAGCTGTATGTTGTCAAAAGAATTGA
- a CDS encoding lipocalin family protein, with the protein MLTIYKYFPDGNGLIVYYDNQNNCEENKDSFTWKIENDQLLIFPSGEDPDNTIFDLKINGDVAELTRPLKRWEAGEFELNVTQLKFFFKKK; encoded by the coding sequence TTGCTGACGATTTACAAATATTTTCCGGATGGAAACGGTCTTATTGTTTATTATGACAATCAAAACAACTGTGAAGAAAACAAAGATAGCTTTACGTGGAAAATTGAAAATGATCAACTTTTGATATTTCCTTCTGGAGAAGATCCAGATAACACTATTTTTGATCTTAAAATAAATGGTGATGTTGCAGAATTAACTAGACCGCTAAAAAGATGGGAAGCTGGTGAATTTGAATTAAATGTAACGCAATTAAAATTTTTCTTTAAAAAGAAATAA
- a CDS encoding T9SS type A sorting domain-containing protein, with the protein MKKILFLFFFINNIIYAQNSPIGQYEIYLEGWLRGNTQHHCGNAEIDLILSKNGKEEDPIKIFKEAYQENSPIVYFGKENDKNIKGTKSTFSAEFNISGIIFFAERRINSSCRGDRPYNKGAIYSGLNTSCYTRKFNFDEFRNISSNRSGLWNSEFTLFIRPKLEIVENGLGNNFLITDVKTNIVSHTHFRPNEYNWEYSINGVDYIKLPQYDGLSAINVSAFDILGDKMLNLIGKSIFIRQYSSCQEDSVLSKPVEYTILPSAPKIISNSDKKGYTSCFDSNDGQIRVFFDRPLNNSINETINLSIINKNNSTANISIPNISSLNNDNSFLIEGLSTGEYKLQIIGKYGDNKNTYSETTVTPYEFQILRHDPVDFTISKVDVWCYGGADGEITVSATGGTKRGYEYRINDGDWIPFSNDSTSTQLIKNLSAGQYKIMVRDSNHCVARVQNIENNNVSLGNVKDPKVVINAPQSPLELTYTQTQKPTFYGATNGKIVTMVNGGTPFNDNTYWFEWKNEQGAVLPATGQYISSSFYISLENIPAGKYYLSIRDKNYDNATTNENCTIIEDFVEITQPEPLVATIELIRPISCHVANEYGDETDLNPYDGQRDESQDGVLKVNVTGGTPFTGSANSGKPYKYIWKKQNPTGTWQTLVNTDATISLLSDGNYAANVEDANGVVIGVYQNNSLVTPTDVTYYLQQPEQLQVDFQITPVTCKGNDGKIKAFVTGGTAPYTYSWTTGDTSEEITNAVPMNYFVTITDARGCMVQGKTTIVAPVDLTVLETITPLTCYDAINASIKLEVNGSIGPYTYLWNTGETTKDITNLKAGTYQVTITDGQGCNYVYNYTIANPEKLKIDLGPDRTLCLGQTLELDATIYNSENVSYEWRNSLGYVVSNSAKLIVNYANKYTVSAITPNGCVITDSIEVNYSDVEIDAEFLLTTQAYVNQDVILVNVSNPKGQTTDWQVNSPEIKIVNKNNDYITLNFSKVGTYNITLRQTQGDCYMIYNKEIIVEANSNSYNPDNTNASFVKEFIVAPNPNNGNFEVKVELEREAAIKLRLFTVTGQLAQAEKKSVTATKHLITYNTQLSAGTYILVLETTFQTLTKKIIIY; encoded by the coding sequence ATGAAAAAAATTTTATTTCTTTTCTTTTTTATTAACAATATAATTTACGCACAAAATTCACCTATAGGTCAATATGAAATATACCTAGAAGGATGGCTAAGAGGTAATACACAGCATCATTGCGGCAATGCTGAAATTGATTTAATTTTATCTAAAAATGGTAAAGAAGAAGACCCAATCAAAATTTTTAAAGAAGCTTATCAAGAAAATTCCCCAATAGTATATTTTGGAAAAGAAAATGATAAAAATATCAAAGGAACAAAATCTACCTTCAGTGCAGAATTTAATATATCTGGAATTATATTTTTTGCAGAAAGACGAATTAATAGCAGTTGTAGAGGAGATCGGCCATACAACAAAGGAGCTATATATTCTGGTTTGAATACTTCTTGTTATACAAGAAAATTTAATTTTGATGAATTTAGAAATATTAGTAGTAATAGATCTGGTTTATGGAACTCTGAGTTTACTTTATTTATAAGACCTAAATTAGAAATAGTTGAAAATGGTTTAGGTAATAATTTTTTAATTACGGACGTAAAAACAAATATTGTTTCACACACACATTTTAGACCAAATGAATACAATTGGGAGTATAGTATAAATGGTGTCGATTACATCAAATTGCCACAGTATGATGGGTTGTCTGCTATAAATGTATCTGCATTTGATATATTAGGTGATAAAATGTTAAATTTAATCGGAAAAAGTATTTTTATTAGACAATATTCGTCTTGTCAAGAAGACAGTGTCTTATCTAAACCTGTTGAATATACCATATTACCCTCAGCACCAAAAATAATATCAAATAGTGATAAAAAAGGCTATACCTCATGTTTTGATAGTAACGATGGGCAAATTCGTGTATTTTTTGACCGTCCTCTAAACAACTCAATAAATGAGACTATTAATTTAAGTATTATTAATAAAAATAATTCAACGGCAAACATTAGTATACCTAATATTTCATCATTAAATAATGACAATTCCTTTTTAATTGAAGGGCTTTCAACAGGAGAATATAAACTGCAAATAATAGGCAAATATGGTGACAATAAAAATACTTATTCAGAAACAACTGTTACCCCATATGAATTTCAAATTTTAAGGCATGATCCTGTTGACTTCACAATTTCTAAAGTTGACGTATGGTGTTATGGAGGGGCTGATGGAGAAATAACTGTTTCGGCTACTGGTGGAACTAAAAGAGGTTACGAGTACAGAATTAATGATGGTGATTGGATTCCTTTTTCAAATGATTCTACCTCTACCCAACTCATTAAAAACTTATCCGCAGGACAATATAAAATCATGGTTCGCGATAGCAATCATTGCGTAGCTCGTGTACAAAACATTGAAAACAACAACGTCAGTTTAGGCAATGTAAAAGATCCAAAAGTAGTCATCAATGCCCCGCAAAGTCCTTTAGAATTAACATATACACAAACACAAAAACCTACATTTTATGGTGCAACAAACGGAAAAATAGTCACCATGGTAAATGGAGGTACACCTTTTAACGATAATACTTATTGGTTTGAGTGGAAAAACGAACAAGGAGCAGTTTTACCAGCTACGGGGCAATATATTTCTAGCTCATTTTATATTAGTCTCGAAAATATTCCTGCTGGCAAATATTATTTAAGCATTAGAGATAAAAACTATGATAATGCAACTACGAATGAAAACTGTACAATAATTGAAGATTTTGTTGAAATCACACAACCCGAACCTTTAGTTGCAACTATTGAACTTATTAGACCTATCTCATGTCATGTCGCAAATGAATACGGTGATGAAACTGATTTAAATCCATATGATGGTCAACGAGACGAATCTCAAGATGGTGTGTTAAAAGTAAACGTTACAGGAGGAACTCCATTTACTGGAAGTGCTAACTCAGGTAAACCTTATAAATATATATGGAAAAAACAAAATCCTACTGGTACTTGGCAAACCTTAGTTAATACTGACGCTACAATTTCATTACTTTCAGACGGGAATTATGCTGCGAATGTCGAAGATGCCAATGGCGTTGTAATTGGTGTATATCAAAACAATAGTTTAGTTACACCAACTGATGTAACTTATTATTTACAACAACCAGAACAATTACAAGTAGACTTTCAAATCACACCAGTAACCTGCAAAGGTAATGATGGTAAAATAAAAGCTTTTGTAACCGGAGGTACTGCACCTTACACATATTCATGGACAACTGGTGATACCTCAGAAGAAATCACAAATGCTGTTCCAATGAACTATTTTGTAACTATAACTGATGCCAGAGGTTGTATGGTACAAGGGAAAACTACAATAGTAGCACCTGTTGATTTAACAGTACTAGAAACTATTACACCTTTAACATGTTATGATGCAATAAATGCCTCAATAAAACTAGAAGTTAATGGCTCTATTGGTCCGTATACTTACTTATGGAATACTGGTGAAACGACAAAAGATATTACAAATTTAAAAGCAGGAACCTATCAAGTAACAATTACAGACGGGCAAGGTTGTAACTATGTATACAATTATACAATAGCTAACCCAGAAAAACTTAAAATTGATTTAGGGCCAGACAGAACATTATGCTTGGGTCAGACCCTTGAATTAGATGCAACAATTTATAATTCTGAAAATGTTAGTTATGAATGGAGGAATAGTCTTGGTTATGTAGTATCAAACTCAGCTAAACTTATAGTAAACTATGCAAATAAATACACTGTGTCTGCCATTACACCAAATGGATGTGTTATTACAGATTCTATTGAAGTTAACTATTCAGACGTTGAAATTGATGCTGAATTTTTACTCACTACTCAAGCATATGTAAATCAAGATGTGATTTTGGTTAATGTGAGTAATCCCAAAGGCCAAACAACAGATTGGCAGGTTAATTCACCTGAAATTAAAATTGTCAATAAAAATAACGATTATATCACTCTTAATTTCAGTAAAGTTGGTACATACAATATTACCTTGAGACAAACTCAGGGCGATTGTTATATGATTTATAATAAAGAAATTATTGTAGAAGCGAATAGCAATTCATATAATCCAGATAACACCAATGCAAGTTTTGTTAAAGAGTTTATTGTAGCACCAAATCCCAATAATGGTAATTTTGAGGTAAAAGTAGAATTAGAACGAGAGGCTGCTATTAAACTACGTTTATTCACAGTCACAGGACAACTGGCACAAGCTGAAAAAAAATCTGTAACTGCTACCAAACACCTAATTACCTACAATACGCAATTAAGTGCTGGTACTTATATTTTAGTATTAGAAACAACATTTCAAACACTAACTAAAAAAATAATTATCTACTAA